A genomic region of Micromonospora sp. NBRC 110009 contains the following coding sequences:
- a CDS encoding Gfo/Idh/MocA family protein, which yields MSTHDNVLRVGMVGYAFMGAAHSQAWRTVNRVYDLPARVRMALICGRDEPKVAEAADRLGWDGHTTDWRRLVESDEIDVVDICTPGDSHCEIAIAALAAGKHVLCEKPLANTVEEARQMTAAAAQARAAGIRAMCGFNYRRVPAVTMMRQLIADGRLGQIRHVRAVYLQDWIVDPQFPLVWRLQKDRAGSGALGDIGAHIIDLTQYVTGQRITGVSAATETFVKERPLPAGSSGLAAQADGNGRATGQVTVDDAAVFVARLDGGALATYEASRFATGRKNALRVEINGSLGTVVFDLERLNELEYYDATRPAAEQGFTRILVTEAEHPYMSAWWPPGHIIGYEHSFTHQMRDFVEAVATGTDPAPSFADALQVQLVLDAVTRSAELAAWTEVEPALAEVAA from the coding sequence TTGTCCACTCACGACAACGTCCTGCGGGTCGGCATGGTCGGCTACGCGTTCATGGGCGCCGCGCACTCTCAGGCGTGGCGCACCGTGAACCGGGTGTACGACCTGCCGGCGCGGGTGCGGATGGCACTCATCTGCGGCCGGGACGAACCGAAGGTGGCCGAGGCCGCCGACCGGCTCGGCTGGGACGGCCACACCACGGACTGGCGGCGGCTGGTCGAGTCCGACGAGATCGACGTGGTCGACATCTGCACACCGGGTGACAGCCACTGCGAGATCGCCATCGCCGCGCTGGCCGCCGGCAAGCACGTGCTCTGCGAGAAGCCGCTGGCCAACACCGTCGAGGAAGCCCGGCAGATGACCGCCGCCGCCGCCCAGGCCCGCGCCGCCGGGATCCGGGCGATGTGCGGCTTCAACTACCGCCGAGTGCCCGCGGTGACGATGATGCGGCAGCTCATCGCGGACGGGCGGCTCGGGCAGATCCGGCACGTCCGTGCGGTGTACCTGCAGGACTGGATCGTGGACCCGCAGTTCCCGCTGGTCTGGCGGTTGCAGAAGGACAGGGCGGGCTCCGGCGCGCTCGGTGACATCGGCGCGCACATCATCGATCTCACCCAGTACGTCACCGGGCAGCGGATCACCGGGGTCAGCGCGGCGACCGAGACCTTCGTCAAGGAACGGCCGTTGCCGGCCGGGTCGAGCGGCCTGGCCGCGCAGGCCGACGGCAACGGCCGGGCGACGGGCCAGGTCACCGTGGACGACGCGGCGGTCTTCGTGGCCCGGCTCGACGGGGGAGCGCTCGCCACGTACGAGGCGAGCCGGTTCGCCACCGGCCGCAAGAACGCGCTCCGGGTCGAGATCAACGGGTCGCTCGGCACCGTGGTGTTCGACCTGGAACGCCTCAACGAGCTGGAGTACTACGACGCCACCCGGCCGGCCGCCGAGCAGGGCTTCACCCGGATCCTGGTGACCGAGGCGGAGCACCCGTACATGTCGGCCTGGTGGCCGCCCGGCCACATCATCGGCTACGAGCACTCCTTCACCCACCAGATGCGCGACTTCGTCGAGGCGGTCGCCACCGGCACCGACCCGGCGCCGTCGTTCGCCGACGCGTTGCAGGTCCAGCTCGTGCTCGACGCGGTGACCCGGTCGGCGGAGCTGGCCGCCTGGACGGAGGTGGAGCCCGCGCTGGCCGAAGTGGCCGCCTGA
- a CDS encoding inositol-3-phosphate synthase has product MRTGVWLVGARGSVATTSIVGALALRAGLTDPTGCVTELPELRGPALPAFADLVFGGHDVVACPLVKRAEALAAAGVLPGRLVDALTADLAGVEEALRPAPTGGTEAERVDAVVRDLTDFRERHRLDRVVVVNVSATEPVAAAHPAHQDLAALRAALAGPAEVLPASSRYAYAAFTAGCPYVDFTPSTGARLPALAALAAEAGLPYAGHDGKTGETLVKSVLAPMFAMRHLAVRSWSGVNLLGGGDGATLAEPAANAAKVASKQRVLGETLGYVPQGDTRIDHVEELGDFKTAWDLVTFAGFLGTGMRMEFTWHGCDSALAAPLVLDLARLTAAAHAAGRRGPLTELAFFFKDGIDAPTHALAEQWTLLREFVAGLHAGERR; this is encoded by the coding sequence ATGCGTACGGGTGTCTGGCTGGTGGGAGCGCGCGGCTCCGTCGCGACCACCAGCATCGTCGGGGCGTTGGCCCTGCGGGCCGGGCTCACCGACCCGACCGGCTGCGTCACCGAACTGCCGGAGCTGCGGGGACCGGCCCTGCCGGCCTTCGCCGACCTCGTGTTCGGCGGCCACGACGTGGTGGCGTGCCCGCTCGTCAAGCGGGCCGAGGCGCTCGCCGCCGCCGGGGTGCTCCCCGGCCGGCTGGTGGACGCCCTCACCGCGGACCTGGCCGGCGTCGAGGAGGCGCTGCGTCCCGCCCCGACCGGCGGCACCGAGGCCGAGCGGGTCGACGCCGTGGTCCGCGACCTGACCGACTTCCGGGAGCGGCACCGGCTGGACCGGGTGGTGGTGGTCAACGTCTCCGCCACCGAACCGGTCGCCGCCGCGCACCCGGCCCACCAGGACCTCGCCGCGCTGCGCGCGGCGCTGGCCGGCCCCGCCGAGGTGCTGCCGGCCAGCTCGCGCTACGCGTACGCGGCCTTCACCGCCGGCTGCCCGTACGTCGACTTCACCCCGTCCACCGGGGCCCGGCTGCCCGCGCTGGCGGCGCTGGCCGCCGAAGCCGGCCTGCCGTACGCCGGGCATGACGGCAAGACCGGGGAGACCCTGGTCAAGTCCGTGCTCGCGCCGATGTTCGCGATGCGGCACCTGGCCGTGCGCTCCTGGTCCGGGGTGAACCTGCTCGGCGGCGGGGACGGCGCCACGCTCGCCGAGCCCGCCGCCAACGCGGCCAAGGTGGCCAGCAAGCAGCGGGTGCTCGGGGAGACCCTCGGCTACGTCCCGCAGGGCGACACCCGGATCGACCACGTGGAGGAGCTGGGCGACTTCAAGACCGCCTGGGACCTGGTCACCTTCGCCGGCTTCCTCGGCACCGGGATGCGGATGGAGTTCACCTGGCACGGCTGCGACTCGGCCCTCGCCGCCCCGCTGGTGCTCGACCTGGCCCGGCTCACCGCCGCCGCGCACGCCGCCGGCCGCCGCGGCCCCCTGACCGAGCTGGCCTTCTTCTTCAAGGACGGCATCGACGCGCCCACCCACGCGCTGGCCGAACAGTGGACCCTGCTCCGCGAGTTCGTGGCCGGGCTGCACGCCGGGGAGCGCCGATGA
- a CDS encoding SCO3242 family prenyltransferase, with protein MTRMGDLAELVRAPAALSVPGDVLAGAAAAGALGRRTPALAGASVLLYWAGMAGNDWADRRLDAVERPERPIPSGRVRPAAAFGVAAGLTAAGLALATAAGGRRAAAVAVPLAAAIWGYDLVAKDTAAGPAVMAACRGLDVLLGATTAGPTPRRSGASGPSGRRSSPAVAARSAGLVRALPAALTVAAHTWTVTALSRREVSGADRRLPRATLAGTALVAATALGRADPIPVALAAGYATRYGSAQARVLADPSPPRVRAAVGAGITGLPALQGALTARAGARLLGLAVAAAAPVGRRLARLISPT; from the coding sequence ATGACCCGCATGGGCGACCTCGCCGAGCTGGTCCGGGCGCCCGCCGCGCTCTCCGTACCGGGGGACGTGCTCGCCGGCGCGGCGGCGGCCGGCGCGCTGGGCCGGCGTACGCCCGCGCTGGCCGGGGCGTCGGTGCTGCTCTACTGGGCCGGCATGGCCGGCAACGACTGGGCCGACCGGCGGCTGGACGCGGTGGAGCGTCCCGAGCGGCCGATCCCGTCCGGCCGGGTCCGCCCGGCCGCCGCGTTCGGCGTCGCCGCCGGCCTGACCGCCGCTGGGCTGGCCCTCGCCACCGCCGCCGGGGGCCGGCGGGCCGCCGCCGTCGCCGTCCCGCTCGCCGCCGCGATCTGGGGATACGACCTGGTGGCCAAGGACACCGCCGCCGGTCCCGCCGTGATGGCCGCCTGCCGGGGCCTCGACGTGCTGCTCGGTGCGACCACCGCCGGCCCAACGCCGCGCCGATCCGGCGCGTCCGGTCCGTCCGGGCGCCGGAGCTCCCCGGCGGTCGCCGCCCGGTCCGCCGGGCTGGTCCGGGCGCTGCCGGCGGCGCTGACCGTCGCCGCGCACACCTGGACCGTCACCGCGCTCTCCCGGCGCGAGGTCTCCGGCGCGGACCGCCGGCTGCCCCGGGCCACCCTGGCCGGCACCGCCCTGGTCGCCGCCACCGCGCTGGGCCGCGCCGACCCGATTCCGGTCGCGCTCGCCGCCGGCTACGCCACCCGCTACGGGTCAGCGCAGGCCCGGGTGCTGGCCGACCCGTCGCCGCCCCGGGTACGCGCCGCCGTCGGCGCGGGCATCACCGGGCTGCCCGCGTTGCAGGGCGCGCTGACCGCCCGGGCCGGTGCCCGGCTGCTCGGCCTCGCCGTCGCCGCCGCCGCGCCGGTCGGCCGCCGCCTGGCCCGACTGATCTCACCGACATGA
- a CDS encoding sugar phosphate isomerase/epimerase family protein has product MTGQAAELRFGYGTNGFANHRLDDALAVLADLGYRGVALTLDHDHLDPFTPDLPRRVAAVQRRLAALGLAVVVETGARYLLDPWHKHAPTLLHDDPALRVEFLRRAVRIGADLGAEAVSFWAGVRPPEVPGSVAWERLVAGCATVCAEAEAAGVPLGFEPEPGMLVEDIAGWRRLRDALGAPSGFGITLDIGHCRCLEPDPVPDCVAAVADHLVNVQIDDMRRGVHEHLEFGTGEIDFPPVLRALADAGYRGLVAVELPRHSHAAPAVAARSLDFLRIAAKGGG; this is encoded by the coding sequence ATGACCGGCCAGGCGGCGGAGCTGCGGTTCGGGTACGGGACCAACGGGTTCGCCAACCACCGGCTCGACGACGCGCTCGCCGTCCTCGCCGACCTCGGCTACCGGGGGGTGGCCCTCACCCTGGACCACGACCACCTGGACCCGTTCACGCCGGACCTGCCCCGCCGGGTGGCCGCGGTGCAGCGCCGGCTGGCCGCGCTCGGCCTGGCCGTGGTGGTCGAGACCGGGGCCCGCTACCTGCTCGACCCGTGGCACAAGCATGCCCCGACGCTGCTGCACGACGATCCGGCGCTGCGCGTCGAGTTCCTCCGCCGGGCCGTCCGGATCGGCGCGGACCTGGGCGCCGAGGCGGTCTCGTTCTGGGCCGGCGTACGCCCGCCCGAGGTGCCGGGGTCCGTCGCCTGGGAGCGGCTCGTCGCCGGCTGCGCCACGGTCTGTGCCGAGGCCGAGGCGGCCGGCGTGCCGCTCGGCTTCGAGCCGGAGCCGGGGATGCTGGTCGAGGACATCGCCGGCTGGCGGCGGCTGCGGGACGCGCTGGGCGCGCCGTCCGGCTTCGGCATCACCCTCGACATCGGACACTGCCGGTGCCTGGAGCCCGATCCGGTGCCGGACTGCGTCGCGGCGGTCGCCGACCACCTGGTCAACGTGCAGATCGACGACATGCGCCGGGGCGTGCACGAGCACCTGGAGTTCGGCACCGGCGAGATCGACTTCCCGCCGGTGCTGCGCGCCCTCGCCGACGCCGGCTACCGCGGCCTGGTGGCCGTGGAGCTGCCCCGGCACTCGCACGCCGCGCCGGCGGTCGCCGCCCGCTCGCTCGACTTCCTGCGCATCGCCGCCAAAGGCGGTGGCTGA
- a CDS encoding EboA domain-containing protein — MTPDRLRAALRGVPDPQWLDAALRRVATEPTAIPRLFAIAARRCGRAPLPDPPGWTADEAARALLLTALPGDHAAVADALYRQGDAAEKRAVLRALPLLPIGAECVPLLHDAIRTNDTRLIAAALGPYARHLEQAAWRQAVLKCVFTGVPLAVVDDLAGRADGELAAMLAALAAERHAAGRTMPADATDLLDRLGAGSHSTTAREA, encoded by the coding sequence GTGACACCCGACCGACTGCGCGCCGCGTTGCGGGGCGTACCCGATCCGCAGTGGCTGGACGCGGCGCTGCGCCGCGTCGCCACCGAACCCACGGCGATCCCGCGGCTGTTCGCCATCGCCGCCCGGCGGTGCGGCCGGGCACCGCTGCCCGACCCGCCCGGCTGGACGGCCGACGAGGCCGCCCGGGCGCTGCTGCTCACCGCCCTGCCCGGCGACCACGCGGCGGTGGCCGACGCCCTCTACCGGCAGGGCGACGCCGCCGAGAAGCGGGCCGTGCTCCGCGCGCTGCCGCTGCTGCCGATCGGCGCCGAGTGTGTGCCGCTGCTGCACGACGCGATCCGCACCAACGACACCCGGCTGATCGCCGCCGCCCTCGGCCCCTACGCCCGGCACCTGGAACAGGCGGCCTGGCGGCAGGCCGTGCTCAAGTGCGTCTTCACCGGCGTACCGCTGGCCGTCGTCGACGACCTGGCCGGCCGGGCGGACGGCGAGCTGGCGGCGATGCTGGCCGCGCTCGCCGCCGAACGGCACGCGGCGGGCCGGACCATGCCCGCCGACGCCACCGACCTGCTCGACCGGCTCGGCGCCGGCTCGCACTCCACCACCGCCAGGGAGGCGTGA
- a CDS encoding TatD family hydrolase, whose product MRIFDPHIHMTSRTTDDYERMAAAGVRAVVEPAFWLGQPRTSVDSFVDYFDSLVGWEPFRAGQFGVRHHATVALNPKEANDPRCRPVLDVLPRYLDKDGVVAVGEIGYDSMTPAEDAAFAGQLALAVAHDLPALVHTPHRDKARGVERSLAVVAESGIDPGRVLVDHLNEVTVKLVRDTGCWLGFSIYPETKMSPPRMVELLKTYGTERMLVNSAADWGRSDPLLTRATGEAMLLAGFTEDDVDRVLWRNPVEFYGQSGRLDLTDLDSVAPTFAGNSILRGGE is encoded by the coding sequence ATGCGCATCTTCGACCCGCACATCCACATGACGTCCCGGACCACGGACGACTACGAGCGGATGGCCGCCGCCGGGGTACGCGCCGTGGTGGAGCCGGCGTTCTGGCTCGGCCAGCCGCGCACCAGCGTCGACTCGTTCGTCGACTACTTTGACTCGCTGGTCGGCTGGGAGCCGTTCCGGGCCGGGCAGTTCGGCGTCCGGCACCACGCCACCGTGGCGCTGAACCCGAAGGAGGCCAACGACCCGCGCTGCCGCCCGGTGCTGGATGTGCTCCCGCGCTACCTGGACAAGGACGGCGTGGTCGCGGTCGGCGAGATCGGCTACGACTCGATGACCCCGGCCGAGGACGCCGCGTTCGCCGGGCAGCTCGCCCTCGCCGTCGCGCACGACCTGCCCGCCCTGGTGCACACCCCGCACCGGGACAAGGCCCGGGGGGTCGAGCGCAGCCTGGCGGTGGTCGCCGAGTCCGGCATCGACCCCGGCCGGGTGCTGGTCGACCACCTCAACGAGGTCACCGTGAAGCTGGTCCGGGACACCGGCTGCTGGCTGGGCTTCTCCATCTACCCGGAGACGAAGATGTCGCCGCCGCGGATGGTCGAGCTGCTGAAGACGTACGGGACCGAGCGGATGCTGGTCAACTCGGCCGCCGACTGGGGACGCTCCGACCCGCTCCTGACCCGGGCCACCGGCGAGGCGATGCTGCTCGCCGGGTTCACCGAGGACGACGTCGACCGGGTGCTGTGGCGCAACCCGGTGGAGTTCTACGGCCAGTCCGGCCGGCTCGACCTCACCGACCTGGACTCCGTGGCCCCCACCTTCGCCGGCAACTCCATCCTGCGCGGGGGCGAGTGA